CTTTCTGCTTGGAGATCCGTATATTTATGGAAGCTGCTATTAGCAAACCAGCCACCAATGGCAATTATAAAAACTACCATTACTTGCCATCCATTCATACGCTTTAGCCCCTCTTTCAAAATATCTTTTATGTCAGTTGAAATTTCTAAACAACCCTTTTCAAGTTTGAATTTTAACATTCTTTGGCTTTGTGGAATTTGAATATTAAATTTTTGTTCCAGCCCTGCAATAAAATTCTCATATTGGACTTGATACTCCAATACTACTCTTGCAACACCTGCATCTATATAAGTCAAATCGAAGTCGTTAAAACGACCACCATCGAGTTTAATTTTATACTCTATATCGCCTATTTTAGAGATTTTTATGTCGCTTTGTGTTTGCAACATAAAATCCTTTGCTCGCAACAAATCGGCAACTGAATTTATTTCAATATCTCTCATTTTTTACCTCTTTTTTTCATTTTGAAAATCTCCTTACTTTATCCCATAATCCTCAAACGTTAGCCCTTTATACACTTCGCAATGGACTTTACCGCAGACTTTACCAAGTATTTCCCATTCATAGCCCTCTTTGTGTGGGTACATTTCGCCATATTTTGTATTTATACTAATTAACTTTATCCCGTTATGTGGCAAAAACTCAACCCTTTTTATATAAACACTCTCTCCCATTCTGACGATATAAACACCAGCAATACGTACAAATTTATCCCTACCTGCTACCATATCAGCAATAGCCCAGTCACCCTCGTAAAAATCAGGCTCCATGCTATCGCCCACCACTTCAAAAATACGCAAATTTTTAGTGTCAAGCCCTTTTAAAAAAGCCTTATCAACTGCGATCTTTCTCTCGTCTTTTTGAAGCATAGCGAGATCATAAATCCCCTCGCTACCGGCACCGACGCGCATTTCTGATTTTGATAAAAATACAATATTGTCGAGTGGTAAGTCTTTAAGCGTGTCCGACCCGCCGATTATTAATTCGTCAAGGCTTGTATCAAAAAGCTCGGCAAGGGCTCTTAAAGTTTTAATTTCAGGGTTATTTCTCGTCTTTTCGTCTTTTCTAAACCAATTTTTTACCCCGTCCAAAGTATAGTTTATCCCTTGATCGGCAAGAAAAAAAACTATATCGTTTTGATTTATCCCTTTTTCTCGCATAATCTCTTTTGCGCGCTTAAAATCAAACATCTTGGCCATTTTTTGCCTCCTTAGATAGGTGTTTTTATTGAGCACTATTATACCAAATTTTAAAATTTAATTAATGTTTTTATACTACACTAATTAAACTGCTCTTAAGGGTTTTAATACTACACTTACACCATGAATTACAAAACACTAAAAAAAATTTTGTTGCAATATCTAAAGATCGATAGAGTAAAGCGGTTATTAGCAAAAGGCAACAAAGGCAAACACAAACCATCGGGCACGTTAATGATAGTTTTGGAAAAGAAACACGATGTCCCCGCCGTCGCTTGGGAAGACATCCGCCTTTGGCTATCCGAGCAAGAAGCCAAACAACTCAAAAAGGCTAAAAAATGATCGCTGAATTTTTATATGTCGTTTTTGCCGTAGCGTGTATTTACGGCATCGGCTGGATTTGCGGCATTACGCTCCTATTATTTTGCCGTTTTTTAGCGTTCTTTGCCGAAAAACTAGACTAAGGTAGAATGAATGAGACATCTATCGTTTGATTTGTTACAAATTCCCTTCTTAACGAAGGGGCAGTCTATGCGCGTTATTTTATCGTTTTTAAAAGCGACGGGCACGATCATGTTTTTATCGTCGAATTCGCTATCTCCTCTTAGTAGGCATAGATATTCTTTTTCATATCTAAAAGTTTCTTTAATGAGATACTTTTTCATATTCCAGCCTGAAACAAAGCCGAGAATAAAAATAAATAAAGCTATCGCAAACGACGTAAAACCGCCATTAGCTAAGGCTTTTAAAAAAGCGTCGAATATTTCGACCATAAAAATCCTTTTTGCTAATTATATCCAAAAAGAGTGCAAAAAATGATCGCCGAGACAAGCATAAACGGCTACATAGCTAGCATAGATCAGCACGAGATACAAAAAACGCAGATAATGAAAGCGCTTTTAAAATACCCAAACGGCGCGTCAAGACATATGTTGTCAGTAGCAACGGGGCTACCTACTGCTACCGTGAGCGCTAGAGTTAACACCCTTGTGTATTTAGGGCGTATAAAAGAGCGGGGCAAAGATAAATGCCCTATCACCGGCGTAACCGTGAAATGGTGCTATTTTAATGAAGCTCACCTTATAAACAAGGAGCTTATAAAATGCATAAAGGCGGCGAGCAATGCCTGACATTGAGTTTATGATCGCGTCTTTTGCGATCGGCGTTATTTTGTTTGAGCTGATAAATTACTTCAACTTTAGGATATGAAAATATGAATTTAAGCGACTTTAGTAAAGAGCAAATTTTAAGAGAACGTAGGCGACTATCGGACATGAAGAAGCGTTGCAACGATCCTAAAAACAAAGACTACAAATTTTATGGTGCTAGAGGTATAAAAATCTGCGAGGAGTGGATGAACAATCCAACTAGCTTTTATCTTTTCGCACTTAAAGAAAACAAAGGACGCGAGGGGCTCACGATAGATCGTATAGATCCGGACGGAGATTATGAGCCCTCAAATGTGCGTTTTGTGTCACGCCACCAAAACTGCGTAGAAAATTTTGTAGGCAAGCAAGGCAAAGATACGCCTAATTTTCGCATTTATGCCAAACATGGTGGACTTTACGAAAACCAATACGAAAAGAAGCACTTTAAAGATGTGTGCTACCACTTTTGCAATAAACGTCGCCAAGGTGGCTGGAGCTTGTATGAAAGCTTGAACGTCCCAGTAGGACAAAGGCGCGATATATTTTGGTACAAGATAGAAAAGCGAAAAACCGAGTTTTTTAACGAGATATTTCTAAATTTAAAAGATCAATTAGCTATTTATCCTGAACTAGGTAGCCCAAGAGCTTGTCCTAAATGTAAAGAAGAATCAATGTTTTTAAAAATGGATTATCCAGTGAGAATGGAGTGTGCCTGCGGTTATCGTTTAGACTTACAAACGGTTAAGGCTAAATTTAGTGCTAGACACGCGCCTAGAGTAAGCAAAGTAAAAATCAATGCAATACTAAAAAAGAGCAAATACGAACCTAGAACGGAATATATAAGCAGTCTAGGAGCTCAAAGCGGTATAGAAATTTAAAAGGGGGTTTAGATGAGCGATAATTTGCAAAACGGATATGCAATTTGCTTTAATTCCTGGCTATTTGATGAAAGGATACAAAATGAGCTTAGGCTCTTGCTTTTAATCTCTTCATTGTCAGCTAAAGAGGGCTATTGTTACGCGTCTAACGAGTATTTAGGCGAGAAGTTTGGCAAGTCTAAAGATTGGGCTAGCTCTGGTGTAACAAAATTAAAAAATCTAGGTTACATCGAGGTTGAATTGCAAAAATTCGGCGCGGTAGTAACTAATCGAAAAATTAAGATGGTAGCCCTAGAAAACGCAGCTCGTCCGCGAACGGAAAATCCAACGTCCGCCGACGGAGAAAATCAGGTCGCCGACGGAAAATCCAACGTCCGCGAACGGAAAATCCAACGTCCGCCATATAATGTATGCGCGCGAATGAATAATACAAGCAGTAATCAATTACAAGCCTTAAAATTACAAGCTAATAATAACCCCCTACCCCCTAAGGACATTTCACTACCTGACTTCATCGACCCTACTCTTTGGCAAGAATATCTAGCCTACAAGAAAGAGCGACGAGAGAAACTAAGCACTAAGGGTATCGAGATGAAATTTAGAGACTGGGCTAAATGGCGAGATGAAGGCATAGACGTAAACGAGTGTATAAGAGAAGCAATGCGGAATGAGTGGCAGGGCGTCTTTAAGCCAAAGCCCGACAAAAACGGCGGCGGGCGAAACGTGCCAAACAATGCTACGACAAATCCTCACGGGCTAAAACAAGGCACATTAAACACAATGGCGGCGTTTAGGGAGCTAGCTAGAGAAATGAGAAAAAACGGAAAAAGTGATTTAGTGGGAGATTTTCAATGACGATACAAGAATTTTACGGCGTATTTATGCCGACAGTGGAGTATTACGGAGCGAATTTAAGCAAAGCCGTGATCGCACTTTATTTCGAGGACTTAATGGACTACGAGGCGAGCGAATTAGCCGCGGCGCTAAAACTAGTCAGGCAAACGCGAAAATATCCTACGATGCCTACGTCTGCGGAAATTTTAGAAGCGCTTAACGGAGATGAGGGCGACAAAGCGCAAAAAGCGTTAGACGAGCTAACTTACGCGATAGGACGCTACGGACCTTATCGTAGCGTATGCTTTAAAGACGGAGCGATAATGTCAGTAGTGCGTGCTAGGGGTGGCTGGGTAAAGGTTTGCAACCTAGAAGGGCAAGACTGGGAGAATTTTAAAAAGTGGGACTTTGCCAAGCTTTATAAGATTTACGCGAAAAACCCACAAATTTGTCCAGATTATCTAATTGGCGAGAGCGAGGCGAATAATGGCTTTAACGGCGTAGGCGGAAACGAGCCAGTGTATTTTATCGGCGGGACTAACGACGGCAAATTTATGGATGTGACTAAATTTAAAGCCCTAACAGAGCAAAAATCACCCATTAAGGCGATATTGTCAGGCGTGATAAAAAGGATTGGCGCGTGATCAAATACGTGAGCAAAAAAGAGCGTGAGATGAAAGCCGTATATATCACGATAACAGAAGTTGGAGCGAGCATAATCGCAAAGGTGGCAGACGAAAACAAAAAGATACTTGATAGCTTTGAGATAAGTCGCAAGGACGCAAGCGGTGTGCTTGAAGTAATGAGAAAGTGGAATGAGAAGCACAAGGGCGAGAAGGAGGCTAGCCTTGATATATAACTCTGCCCCTTTACCATTTCAAGGACAAAAAAGAAACTTCATTAAGCATTTTAGAGAGCTTATAAAAAACGAGTTTAGAGCGCATCGAAACGGAGTTTTTATCGATGCTTTTGGTGGCTCTGGACTACTTAGCCACAATATAAAGCAAATTTATCCTAATGCAAGGGTAATTTATAACGACTACGATAATTACAGTGAGAGGCTGGCAAATATAGAGGTAACAAACGAGATTTTACAAGCAATAGAGCCTATCACAAAAAAATACAAAAAGAATGAAAAAGTAAGTGGAGAGGATAGAGAAAAAATTATAAAAATCATAGATGAGTATATAAAGAGAGGATATTTCATCGACTGGCTAACACTCAGCTCAAGGCTTCTTTTTTCTGGTAAATATGCTCATAATGAAGATGAATTTAAAAAAGAGAAAACATTTTTTATAACCAGCACAGGAATGTCTTTATATCAAGTAAATGGTTATTTAAAAGGCGTTGAGATCGTCCGCAAAGATGCAATAGAGCTGATAAAAGAATTTGAAAATAAAGATGTTGTATTGGTTTTAGACCCACCATATTTGCAAACAAACAAAGCAGGTTATAAATGCTTTTGGGGGCTACGCGACTTCTTAAAGCTGATTAGACTAGTACGAGAACCTTTTATATTTTTTTCAAGTGAAAATAGCGACATTTTGCCATACATAGACGACCGTGTAGAGTGTGGTGATGAAGTTTTTAAAGGATACGGCCTAAAACAAGCAATTTTAGCTAATGGACAAGCGAAGACTGATTATATGATCTACAAAAGCGGAGCAAGGGGGCTATTTTGATGGAACTAAATAAAATTTATAACACTGACTGCTTAAATTTTATGAAAAATATGCCTGATGCGTGCGTTGATTTGGTCGTTACTGATCCGCCTTATATCATCTACACAAAAGGCGGAGGGTTAGGTAAGAGCCCAGTCTATGAAAAGGGCGATTTGGCAAAGATAGCTGATGGCTTTGATGTAAAAACAACACTAAATGAGCTTGAACGAATTTGTAAAAAAACAAATATTTTTATCTTTTGCTCTACCAAACAAAAGCCTGAGATAATGAGCTGGGCTTATGAAAAAGGACATAACGTAGCTGAGTTATTTTGGCACAAGCCTAACGCAGCACCATTTACAAACAATACTTTTAAAAGTGACATCGAAAATATTATCTACATAAGAGCAAAAGGTGTCAAGATAAAAGGTAGATCAAAGCTCTTTACTCAAAACGCAAAAAAGAGCGAATACGGACATCCTAGCGAAAAGCCACTAAGTATTATCAAAAGCTTGATTTTAACTAGCTCAAGCGATGGTGAGTTAGTTTTTGATCCATTTATGGGTAGTGGGACAACGGCGGCGGCGTGCAAAGAGCTAAATAGAAATTTTATTGGCTGTGAGATAGAGGCTAAATACTGCGAAATGGCCGAGAAAAGGTTAAGAGAAACGATAAAGGGGCTAATATGAGCGAAATCTTAAATTATGCAGTTTATAAACTAGATCTTGACGAGATAGAGGGTAGCGACGATTGGTTTGACGCTAATGGACGGCTAAAATACAAAGAGCGGTTTTTATTTGATACGCTCAAAGAAGCGGGCGAGATAGAAAAAAGTTGGCTAGTGGCCTTATTTGCAAGCGAGCAAGACGCGATAGAGTTTTGCGAGGGCGCAGGACTAAGCTCAGACTCGGATTATTTTTATTTTTGCACTCGTGGACACTACTCATTAGATGTAGAAATGGGCGAATATGTAGAGGTAGGATATTGATGCCGCCCAAATACGAAAACACCCTAGCGTATGCAAAATCGACGGGGCAAGTACCGCTAGAGGATTGGGAGATGAAATTCTTTGCCGGCTGGCTAAAAAGAAATAATCTAAAATTTACCCACGTAGCAAACGAGAGAGTAGCCAGCGTGCAATACAAAAAGAAACTAAAAGCTATGGGAACTAGCGCAGGTTTCCCCGATATGCTCGTATTTTTGCCGAGCAAGATCGTATTTGTCGAGATGAAACGAGCCAAAAAGAGCCTAAGCAGGGTATCGGACGAGCAAGAGGATTGGGTAGATACTATCAACTGCTACGGCTACGCAAAAGCTAGAGTTTGTTACGGCTCGGGCGAGGCGATAGACTTTATCAAGAGCGAGATGGGGAGAACGCGCTGATTGAAATACGACGTCGATAAATTTTACGCCTTATCTGAACACTTTAAGGACAACTTATCGGTTGTGGCTTGTGCTGCCGCCATAGCGATATACGCTAAGGGCATTTTAAAAGATTTTTCATTTGGCCGCTACAAAGATGAGCTCATAAAACCGCTGCAAGCACTGACCGACGGGCTAACACCGGACAAACTCGAAACCTTTGCGCGTGGTGTAGAAGCTATAATAAGCAAAGACAAAATATTATCGCGCGACGACTTCGCAAACATCGAAGCGTATAGCGTATTTGAAAAGTCGTACGACAAAAGCGGCGTAAAGCTAAGAAATAAAACTAAACGCCCGCGTAGGGTTAAAAAAGAACAACTAGAGTTTAAATTTTAAGGGGAGCGGGTGGCGAAGCTATCAGAGCAGGTAAAAAAATTAATAATAGCCGACCACTTGACGGGCAAATTTTCGCAAAGAGAGTTGGCTAAAAAATACGATTTATCCACCAGCACGATAAATAAAATTACAAAAGGGGTGGAAGCCAAAAACGAACACCTAGTGAACGCCCAAGTAGCGTTGCTGTCGGCAAGAGAAACATTACCGCCCGAACAAACGAACGCGATCGCGAACGCTGCGAGAGACGAATTTTATAATAGGCGGCTAATCGAAAACGCTACCCAAAAAAACCTAGCCAAAATCACTGAAATGCTAGACAAAAACACCAAATACGAAAAGGTGGGTGTCGGCGACGGGGTGCAAACTTTCGAGCCGGTGGAATTAAACGCAAACGACTATAAGGCACTACAAGACGCGATAGATAAAGCCAGCCTAACGCTCGGCGTTAATCCCCGCTTTTCAAATACTACGATAAACAACGCAAACGTAAGCCAAGAAGCACAAATTCAACAAATCGTGATAAGCAAAGATGAGTAAACTAGAGGTCAAGCTGCTACCGCACCAATACGAGCTACTAGCCGATACAAGCACGAAAATCATAGGCTTAGTCAGCGGTTACGGCGCGGGCAAAACCTACGCCGCGGTTAGAAAAGCCTTGCAGCTAGCATTTCTAAACCCCGGTTGCGCGGGCGTGATAACCGAGCCAACCTATCCGCTTTTGCGCGACATCTTATTTGGCGACCTTGAAAACGCGCTCATTGAGTGGGGCGTGCCGTATAAATTTAACAAATCAAGCGCAGTATTTACGCTGGACGTAAACGGCGCCAAAACGCCTATTTTATGCCGTAGTATGGAAAACTGGGAGCGATTAATCGGCATAAACGCCGCTTGGATAATATGCGACGAGTTTGATACGTCAAAAACCGAGATCGCACTAAAAGCTTACGAGAAGCTACTAGGACGCTTAAGAGCGGGGAACACTAGGCAATTTATTATTACGACGACGCCCGAGGGCTTCCGCGCCACGTATCAAATTTTCATAGAAAAAGGCGGCGATACTAAACGGCTGATAAAAGCAAAGACCGCCGACAATAAATATCTGCCGCCCGATTTTATCGACACGCTAAAAGAGCAATACCCCGAGAATTTGCTTAAGGCTTATTTAGAGGGCGAATTCGTAAACCTCACTAGCGGCACCGTGTATAGTTACTTTAGCCGCGATACTCACGCAAGCACGGAAACTATCAAAGAGGGCGAAACGCTACACATCGGCGCGGATTTTAACGTGGGCGGCTGCATAAACATAGTCTGCGTAGAGCGAGCGGATAAAAACGGCATAATAACCACGCACGCGGTAGATGAGGTTATTAGTTACGATACATACGCTATGGCGCAGACGCTAAAAGATAGATACAAAGGCCATAAAATTATTATTTATCCCGATGCTAGCGGACAAAATAGAAAAACGAGCGCGAGCGAAACGGACGCGCAAATTTTAAGAGGTGCTGGGCATTTGGTATTCGTAAACCACTCAAATCCGAGCATTAAAGACCGCGTAAACTGCGTGAATAACTTATTTGACAAACTCCGCTTGCTCGTCAATGTCTCAAAATGCCCGAATTTAACCAAAGCTCTTGAGCAGCAAGCGTGGGATAATAAGACCCAACTGCCCGAAAAAAGCGACGCTCACCCTGCAAACGATGACTACAACGACGCGCTTGGGTATCTAATCGCGTATAAATACCCGATAGCTGCGCGAGATTACCAAATCAAGGTAGTCGGCATTTAGTAGTAGAATGCAAAGAAAAAAGGCTTCTTATGGCGGTAAATGCAAAACATCCCGAATATTCTAAGA
This genomic interval from Campylobacter concisus contains the following:
- a CDS encoding XRE family transcriptional regulator gives rise to the protein MAKMFDFKRAKEIMREKGINQNDIVFFLADQGINYTLDGVKNWFRKDEKTRNNPEIKTLRALAELFDTSLDELIIGGSDTLKDLPLDNIVFLSKSEMRVGAGSEGIYDLAMLQKDERKIAVDKAFLKGLDTKNLRIFEVVGDSMEPDFYEGDWAIADMVAGRDKFVRIAGVYIVRMGESVYIKRVEFLPHNGIKLISINTKYGEMYPHKEGYEWEILGKVCGKVHCEVYKGLTFEDYGIK
- a CDS encoding helix-turn-helix domain-containing protein codes for the protein MSDNLQNGYAICFNSWLFDERIQNELRLLLLISSLSAKEGYCYASNEYLGEKFGKSKDWASSGVTKLKNLGYIEVELQKFGAVVTNRKIKMVALENAARPRTENPTSADGENQVADGKSNVRERKIQRPPYNVCARMNNTSSNQLQALKLQANNNPLPPKDISLPDFIDPTLWQEYLAYKKERREKLSTKGIEMKFRDWAKWRDEGIDVNECIREAMRNEWQGVFKPKPDKNGGGRNVPNNATTNPHGLKQGTLNTMAAFRELAREMRKNGKSDLVGDFQ
- a CDS encoding DUF6475 domain-containing protein; translation: MTIQEFYGVFMPTVEYYGANLSKAVIALYFEDLMDYEASELAAALKLVRQTRKYPTMPTSAEILEALNGDEGDKAQKALDELTYAIGRYGPYRSVCFKDGAIMSVVRARGGWVKVCNLEGQDWENFKKWDFAKLYKIYAKNPQICPDYLIGESEANNGFNGVGGNEPVYFIGGTNDGKFMDVTKFKALTEQKSPIKAILSGVIKRIGA
- a CDS encoding DNA adenine methylase, giving the protein MIYNSAPLPFQGQKRNFIKHFRELIKNEFRAHRNGVFIDAFGGSGLLSHNIKQIYPNARVIYNDYDNYSERLANIEVTNEILQAIEPITKKYKKNEKVSGEDREKIIKIIDEYIKRGYFIDWLTLSSRLLFSGKYAHNEDEFKKEKTFFITSTGMSLYQVNGYLKGVEIVRKDAIELIKEFENKDVVLVLDPPYLQTNKAGYKCFWGLRDFLKLIRLVREPFIFFSSENSDILPYIDDRVECGDEVFKGYGLKQAILANGQAKTDYMIYKSGARGLF
- a CDS encoding DNA-methyltransferase codes for the protein MELNKIYNTDCLNFMKNMPDACVDLVVTDPPYIIYTKGGGLGKSPVYEKGDLAKIADGFDVKTTLNELERICKKTNIFIFCSTKQKPEIMSWAYEKGHNVAELFWHKPNAAPFTNNTFKSDIENIIYIRAKGVKIKGRSKLFTQNAKKSEYGHPSEKPLSIIKSLILTSSSDGELVFDPFMGSGTTAAACKELNRNFIGCEIEAKYCEMAEKRLRETIKGLI
- a CDS encoding VRR-NUC domain-containing protein; this encodes MPPKYENTLAYAKSTGQVPLEDWEMKFFAGWLKRNNLKFTHVANERVASVQYKKKLKAMGTSAGFPDMLVFLPSKIVFVEMKRAKKSLSRVSDEQEDWVDTINCYGYAKARVCYGSGEAIDFIKSEMGRTR
- a CDS encoding helix-turn-helix domain-containing protein, translated to MAKLSEQVKKLIIADHLTGKFSQRELAKKYDLSTSTINKITKGVEAKNEHLVNAQVALLSARETLPPEQTNAIANAARDEFYNRRLIENATQKNLAKITEMLDKNTKYEKVGVGDGVQTFEPVELNANDYKALQDAIDKASLTLGVNPRFSNTTINNANVSQEAQIQQIVISKDE
- a CDS encoding phage terminase large subunit, whose protein sequence is MSKLEVKLLPHQYELLADTSTKIIGLVSGYGAGKTYAAVRKALQLAFLNPGCAGVITEPTYPLLRDILFGDLENALIEWGVPYKFNKSSAVFTLDVNGAKTPILCRSMENWERLIGINAAWIICDEFDTSKTEIALKAYEKLLGRLRAGNTRQFIITTTPEGFRATYQIFIEKGGDTKRLIKAKTADNKYLPPDFIDTLKEQYPENLLKAYLEGEFVNLTSGTVYSYFSRDTHASTETIKEGETLHIGADFNVGGCINIVCVERADKNGIITTHAVDEVISYDTYAMAQTLKDRYKGHKIIIYPDASGQNRKTSASETDAQILRGAGHLVFVNHSNPSIKDRVNCVNNLFDKLRLLVNVSKCPNLTKALEQQAWDNKTQLPEKSDAHPANDDYNDALGYLIAYKYPIAARDYQIKVVGI